One genomic region from Gossypium hirsutum isolate 1008001.06 chromosome D13, Gossypium_hirsutum_v2.1, whole genome shotgun sequence encodes:
- the LOC107920292 gene encoding ankyrin repeat domain-containing protein 2B, whose product MASNSKKPATADEKSALETESKSSKSETSSTEKKTSTPEPSTGGSQPAQAGAFPPNAMPGPGFVPPNPFDFSAMSGLLNDPSIKELAEQIAKDPSFNQMAEQLTKTFQGAAAEETTPQFDPQQYYSTMQQVMQNPQFMTMAERLGNALMQDPAMSTMLDSLANPQQKDQIEERMARIKEDPSLKPILEEIESGGPAAMMRYWNDKDVLQKLGEAMGLAVTGDAATSAGNSAADEEDEAGNEDESIVHHCASVGDVEGLKTALSSGADKDEEDSEGRTALHFACGYGEVKCTQILLEAGAKVDALDKNKNTALHYAAGYGRKDCVALLLENGAAVTLQNMDGKTPIEVAKLNNQHEVLKLLEKDAFL is encoded by the exons ATGGCTTCCAATTCGAAGAAGCCCGCTACTGCTG atgagaaatcggcttTGGAAACGGAGAGCAAAAGTTCAAAGTCTGAAACATCCTCCACTGAGAAGAAAACTTCAACACCTGAGCCTTCAACTGGGGGTTCACAGCCAGCACAAGCAGGGGCCTTCCCTCCCAACGCTATGCCTGGTCCTGGGTTTGTCCCACCCAATCCATTTGATTTCTCAGCCATGAGTGGCCTTCTTAAT GATCCAAGCATCAAGGAACTAGCTGAGCAGATAGCCAAAGatccttcatttaatcaaatgGCAGAGCAGCTCACTAAAACGTTTCAAGGGGCAGCAGCTGAAGAGACCACACCGCAGTTTGATCCACAGCAGTATTATTCTACTATGCAACAGGTTATGCAGAATCCCCAGTTTATGACCATGGCTGAGCGCCTTGGTAATGCATTAATGCAG GATCCAGCTATGTCTACCATGCTTGACAGTTTGGCTAATCCTCAACAAAAGGACCAGATTGAGGAAAGGATGGCACGTATTAAAGAAGATCCATCTTTGAAGCCTATTTTGGAAGAAATAGAAAGTGGTGGTCCCGCAGCAATGATGAG GTATTGGAATGATAAAGACGTCCTGCAGAAGTTGGGTGAAGCAATGGGTCTTGCAGTTACAGGAGATGCAGCCACTTCTGCTGGTAATTCTGCGGCAGATGAAGAGGATGAAGCAGGAAATGAGGATGAGTCAATTGTACATCATTGTGCTAGTGTTGGTGATGTTGAG GGTCTGAAAACTGCACTATCCTCTGGTGCTGACAAGGATGAAGAAGATTCAGAGGGAAGGACAGCATTACATTTTGCATGTGGGTATGGCGAG GTGAAATGCACTCAAATCCTTCTTGAAGCTGGGGCAAAAGTGGATGCTCTGGACAAGAATAAGAACACTGCCCTCCATTATGCAGCTGGCTATGGAAGGAAAGACTGTGTGGCCCTTCTACTCGAGAATGGTGCTGCTGT CACTCTCCAAAACATGGACGGCAAGACTCCCATCGAAGTTGCCAAGCTCAACAACCAGCACGAGGTACTAAAATTACTGGAGAAGGATGCGTTCCTTTGA